The proteins below come from a single Alosa sapidissima isolate fAloSap1 chromosome 23, fAloSap1.pri, whole genome shotgun sequence genomic window:
- the LOC121698355 gene encoding protocadherin-9, protein MDLKDFYLLAALVTCFWLDPAIAQELIYPIREELQENVLIGNIPKDLNISHTNPTTGASANLVYRLVSKAGDNPLLRVVSNTGEIFTTSNRIDREKLCPGSSYEESECSFEIEVVILPNDYFRLIKIKIVVKDTNDNAPMFPSPVINISIPENTLINSRFAIPSATDPDTGPNSVHKYELVNGQSAFGLDIVETPEGEKWPQLIVQQNLDREQKDTYVMKIKVEDGGNPQKSSTAILQVTVTDVNDNRPVFKESQIEVHIPENSPIGTSVIQLQATDADIGANAEIRYMFGTQVSPATKRLFALNSTSGLITVQRPLDREETAIHKLSVLASDGSSSPARATVTINVTDVNDNPPNIDLRYIISPINGTVRLSEKDPINTKIALITVSDKDTDVNGKVICFIEKDVPFHLKAVYDNQYLLETSALLDYEGTKEYNFKIVASDSGKPSLNQTNLVRVRIEDENDNPPIFSQPVIELTVKENNKRDLFLTTISATDEDSGKNAEIVYQLGPNASFFDLDRKTGQLTASRVFDREDQERFLFTVTARDNGTPPLQSQAAVIVTVLDENDNSPKFTHNHFQFFVSENLPKYSTVGVITVTDADAGENAAVSLSILNDNENFILDPYSGVIKSNVSFDREQQSSYTFDVRAVDNGRPPCSSAAKVTINVIDVNDNVPVVLSPQSNTSFKLVPLSAIPGSVVAEVFAVDGDTGMNAELKYTIVSGNNKGLFRIDPVTGNITLEEKPSVLDIGLHRLVVNISDLGYPRSLHTLVLVFLYVNDTVGNSSYIYELIRRKIETPIDRSIVDTSETYQSGDYLTIMIAIVAGAMVVIVVIFVTILVRCRHASRFKAAQRKKQGAEWMSPNTENKQNKKKKRKKRKSPKSSLLNFVTIEENKPDDPAHEPINGTISLPAELEEPGIGRFDWNTAPTTTFKPSSPDLARHYKSASPQSAFHLKADTPVSVKKHHVIQELPLDNTFVGGCDTLSKRSSTSSDHFSASECSSQGGFKTKGPLHNRQVKEHFYWSISSAYNCSVPQY, encoded by the coding sequence AACATCTCCCACACAAATCCGACCACTGGAGCCAGTGCAAATCTGGTCTACCGGTTGGTGTCGAAAGCAGGTGACAATCCCCTGCTCAGAGTAGTGAGCAACACGGGAGAGATCTTCACCACCTCAAACCGCATAGACCGCGAGAAGCTCTGCCCTGGCTCGTCCTATGAGGAAAGCGAGTGCTCGTTTGAGATCGAAGTGGTCATTCTTCCCAACGACTACTTCAGGCTGATCAAGATCAAGATTGTTGTCAAGGACACCAACGACAATGCACCCATGTTCCCGTCACCGGTGATCAACATCTCCATTCCGGAGAACACGCTGATCAACAGCCGTTTTGCCATCCCTTCCGCCACGGACCCCGACACCGGACCTAACAGCGTGCACAAGTACGAGCTGGTGAACGGCCAGAGTGCCTTCGGGCTGGACATAGTGGAGACGCCCGAGGGGGAGAAGTGGCCACAGCTGATCGTGCAGCAGAATCTGGACAGGGAACAGAAGGACACGTACGTCATGAAAATCAAAGTGGAGGATGGAGGCAATCCCCAGAAGTCAAGCACAGCCATCCTCCAGGTGACAGTAACTGATGTCAATGACAACCGGCCAGTGTTCAAGGAGAGTCAAATTGAGGTCCATATTCCAGAGAACTCCCCCATCGGGACCTCTGTGATCCAGCTCCAAGCCACTGATGCAGATATTGGTGCCAATGCTGAGATCAGGTATATGTTCGGCACTCAGGTGTCTCCAGCCACTAAACGACTCTTTGCACTGAATTCGACCTCAGGCCTTATAACAGTGCAGAGACCACTGGACCGAGAAGAGACAGCCATCCATAAGCTATCCGTGTTGGCGAGTGATGGAAGCTCAAGTCCAGCCAGGGCTACAGTGACCATCAATGTGACTGACGTCAATGACAACCCCCCGAACATTGACCTCCGATACATCATTAGTCCCATCAATGGCACTGTTCGCCTGTCAGAGAAAGACCCTATTAACACGAAGATTGCCCTCATTACCGTGTCAGACAAGGATACAGACGTAAATGGCAAAGTCATCTGCTtcattgaaaaagatgttccgtTCCACCTCAAAGCTGTCTATGACAACCAGTACTTGTTAGAGACCTCTGCTTTGCTGGACTATGAGGGCACGAAAGAGTACAACTTCAAAATTGTGGCGTCTGACTCGGGCAAGCCGAGCTTAAATCAAACAAACCTGGTGAGGGTGAGGATAGAGGACGAGAATGACAACCCGCCTATCTTCAGCCAACCTGTTATTGAGCTGACCGTGAAGGAGAATAACAAACGGGACTTATTTCTCACCACCATCAGTGCCACTGATGAGGACAGTGGGAAAAACGCCGAGATTGTTTACCAGCTTGGTCCAAATGCATCCTTCTTTGACCTGGACCGCAAAACAGGTCAGCTGACCGCGTCCAGGGTGTTTGACCGCGAGGACCAAGAGCGGTTTCTCTTCACCGTCACGGCGCGAGACAACGGGACCCCTCCGCTGCAGAGCCAGGCTGCAGTGATCGTTACCGTGCTGGATGAGAACGACAACAGCCCCAAATTCACCCACAACCACTTCCAGTTCTTCGTCTCAGAGAACCTGCCCAAGTACAGCACTGTGGGGGTGATCACCGTGACGGACGCAGACGCTGGGGAGAATGCAGCGGTGTCCCTCTCCATCCTCAACGACAATGAAAACTTCATCCTGGACCCATACAGTGGAGTTATCAAATCCAACGTGTCTTTTGACCGCGAGCAGCAGAGCTCGTATACGTTTGACGTGAGGGCCGTGGATAACGGCCGTCCTCCGTGCTCCTCGGCCGCCAAAGTGACCATCAACGTCATTGACGTCAACGACAACGTGCCCGTTGTGCTGTCCCCTCAGTCCAACACATCGTTCAAACTGGTGCCTCTCTCGGCCATCCCGGGATCGGTGGTGGCTGAGGTGTTTGCCGTAGATGGGGATACGGGCATGAACGCAGAGCTCAAGTACACCATCGTCAGTGGTAACAACAAGGGGCTGTTCCGAATTGACCCGGTGACAGGAAACATCACTTTGGAGGAAAAGCCCTCCGTGTTAGACATTGGCCTTCACAGGCTGGTGGTCAATATTAGTGACCTGGGCTACCCACGTTCCTTACACACGCTGGTCTTAGTTTTCCTCTATGTGAATGACACAGTAGGAAATTCCAGTTATATATATGAGCTCATCCGACGTAAAATTGAGACCCCCATCGACCGGTCCATTGTGGATACTAGTGAGACTTACCAGAGTGGGGACTACCTGACAATCATGATAGCCATCGTAGCAGGGGCCATGGTGGTGATCGTGGTCATCTTTGTCACTATCCTGGTGCGCTGCCGGCACGCGTCACGCTTCAAGGCGGCTCAGCGCAAGAAACAAGGCGCTGAGTGGATGTCCCCcaacacagaaaacaaacagaacaaGAAGAAAAAGCGCAAGAAGAGGAAGTCGCCTAAGAGCTCCCTGCTGAACTTTGTCACCATCGAGGAGAACAAACCGGACGACCCCGCTCACGAGCCCATCAACGGCACCATCAGCCTCCCGGCCGAGCTCGAGGAGCCAGGCATCGGCCGCTTCGACTGGAACaccgcccccaccaccaccttcaaGCCCAGCAGCCCCGACCTGGCCCGGCACTACAAGTCTGCCTCGCCACAGTCCGCCTTCCACCTCAAGGCGGACACGCCAGTGTCGGTCAAGAAGCACCACGTCATCCAGGAGCTGCCGCTGGACAACACCTTCGTCGGCGGCTGTGACACGCTCTCCAAGCGCTCCTCCACGAGCTCGGACCACTTCAGTGCCTCGGAATGCAGCTCCCAAGGAGGTTTCAAGACAAAGGGCCCGTTGCACAACAGACAGGTAAAGGAGCACTTTTACTGGTCTATAAGCAGTGCGTATAATTGCTCTGTGCCACAGTACTAA